A single genomic interval of Haloterrigena turkmenica DSM 5511 harbors:
- a CDS encoding helix-hairpin-helix domain-containing protein — MLETAETLFYLALGAGTLAYYVRDRLESDPDPIEEAKRLYADGKIDEPELERRIEEAVDDDHKAIRLVVEDVNGVSESRSKAIAREYESLDELRASDRARLEVVPGIGEELAAAVLERVQDE; from the coding sequence ATGCTCGAGACCGCAGAAACCCTCTTCTACCTCGCGCTCGGCGCCGGGACACTCGCCTACTACGTCCGCGACCGCCTCGAATCCGATCCCGACCCGATCGAGGAGGCCAAACGCCTGTACGCCGACGGGAAGATCGACGAACCGGAACTCGAGCGCCGCATCGAGGAGGCCGTCGACGATGACCATAAGGCGATCCGGCTAGTCGTCGAGGACGTCAACGGTGTGTCCGAGTCACGCTCGAAGGCGATCGCCCGCGAGTACGAGTCACTGGACGAGCTGCGAGCGTCCGATCGGGCACGACTCGAGGTCGTGCCGGGGATCGGCGAAGAGTTGGCCGCGGC
- a CDS encoding minichromosome maintenance protein MCM, whose translation MSYDDPLEAFTDFFTGPYREQIQELDDGYPDERSLRIDWHTLESWDGSVADEFLRKPSRMRQFATNALTRLDEISVVGVNVRVYNLPDRKTVRVGKYRTRQLGKLLSVRGKVVDMDGVQPYAEEAAFECPLCGTLSRMPQSYGDLMKPNECAGCEHSKPGFRFNREQSELVDLQKIVIIPPDSNLEEPPATIAFLKNDLVDMVGPGDLVTLNGIYETFDGQSESTLSTYIEVLDLDITERTEIDTYGASEIREFIMDALTEEIQATDDWAADRASVVDAVVERHGVRREEVDDQIEYLIGENDVGAEGSRLFDI comes from the coding sequence ATGTCTTACGACGACCCACTCGAGGCGTTCACCGACTTTTTCACCGGGCCGTATCGCGAGCAGATACAGGAGCTTGACGACGGCTATCCCGACGAGCGCTCGCTCCGAATCGACTGGCACACTCTCGAGTCGTGGGACGGGTCGGTCGCCGACGAGTTCCTCCGCAAACCCAGCCGAATGCGACAGTTCGCGACGAATGCACTTACTCGGCTTGATGAAATCTCGGTCGTCGGCGTGAACGTCCGCGTCTACAATCTGCCCGATCGAAAGACCGTTCGCGTCGGGAAGTACCGCACGCGCCAACTCGGAAAGTTGCTCTCCGTCCGCGGGAAGGTCGTCGATATGGACGGCGTGCAACCGTATGCCGAAGAAGCGGCCTTCGAGTGCCCGTTGTGCGGGACACTATCCCGAATGCCCCAGAGCTACGGCGACCTCATGAAGCCGAACGAATGCGCGGGGTGTGAGCACTCGAAACCGGGCTTTCGATTCAACCGCGAGCAGTCCGAGCTTGTCGATTTGCAGAAAATCGTCATTATCCCGCCGGACAGCAATCTCGAGGAGCCGCCGGCCACGATCGCCTTTCTGAAAAACGACCTCGTTGATATGGTCGGCCCCGGCGACCTCGTCACGTTGAACGGCATCTACGAAACGTTCGACGGGCAAAGCGAATCGACGCTCTCGACGTATATCGAAGTGCTCGACCTCGATATCACCGAACGCACCGAGATTGACACCTACGGTGCAAGCGAGATTCGCGAGTTCATCATGGACGCGCTCACCGAGGAGATCCAGGCGACCGACGACTGGGCCGCCGACCGAGCAAGCGTCGTCGACGCCGTCGTGGAACGCCACGGCGTGCGTCGCGAAGAGGTTGACGACCAAATCGAGTACCTCATCGGCGAGAACGACGTCGGCGCGGAGGGCTCGAGGCTGTTCGATATCTAA